In Synechococcus sp. PCC 6312, one genomic interval encodes:
- a CDS encoding GNAT family N-acetyltransferase produces MTLYPGLPHGYSIRIAESYQDTWTVFLHQCLKREKEPGKTNDLSSQKKQSLALLWIVILGLGLLSALAINYILEEWIYLLWFVLIFIGSLTITYTLLLSWIFVEVVIKNYILIKKSKRRLLIVLYKHQFSGSILLESRRNYGVLLGLYVSPSHRKKGIGSCLVECGIRNIRTPIYVHAIKGTEDFYEKNNFTKSNDKPGYNMILKRSSISDGR; encoded by the coding sequence ATGACTCTGTATCCCGGTCTTCCCCATGGCTACTCAATTCGCATTGCTGAAAGCTATCAAGATACATGGACGGTTTTTTTGCATCAGTGCCTCAAAAGGGAAAAAGAGCCTGGAAAAACTAACGATTTGTCATCTCAAAAGAAGCAGTCTTTAGCATTACTTTGGATTGTGATCCTTGGCCTAGGTTTACTATCAGCTTTAGCTATAAATTATATTCTCGAAGAATGGATTTATTTGCTCTGGTTCGTGTTGATCTTTATCGGTTCTTTAACCATTACCTACACTCTGCTATTGAGTTGGATATTCGTTGAAGTTGTAATCAAAAATTACATTCTTATCAAGAAGAGTAAAAGGCGTTTATTAATTGTTCTCTATAAGCATCAGTTTTCTGGCTCTATCCTACTTGAATCTCGAAGAAACTACGGTGTTCTGTTGGGCCTCTATGTTTCTCCTAGTCATCGCAAAAAGGGGATTGGCTCATGTTTGGTAGAGTGTGGTATCAGAAACATTAGAACCCCTATCTACGTCCATGCTATTAAGGGTACAGAGGATTTTTATGAAAAAAATAACTTTACTAAGAGTAATGACAAGCCTGGCTACAATATGATTCTTAAAAGATCATCCATCAGTGATGGCCGCTAA
- a CDS encoding HAD family phosphatase: MGLGAVLFDFNGVIIDDEAIHTRLIADILLSENLRPQADEYQQFCLGRSDRDCLDNVLSRRGRYVNGAYLDKLLAQKSQAYQAELSLLTPLPLFPGVVEFIQQLIAADIKLGLVTGSIRAEVELILGRAGLRDYFSVVVTADQVTVGKPDPSGYLLALDQLQTQFPGLDLTPPHCLVIEDTFMGIEAARRAGLPVLGIAHTFPFHMLQRRCNWVIDHFGQLDLEYVQRVYAQKQVLKASA, encoded by the coding sequence ATGGGGTTAGGGGCAGTTTTATTTGACTTTAATGGGGTGATTATTGACGATGAGGCCATTCACACCCGCTTAATTGCCGATATTTTACTGAGCGAAAACCTCCGTCCCCAGGCCGATGAATATCAACAGTTTTGCTTGGGCCGCTCGGATCGGGATTGTTTAGATAATGTGCTCAGTCGGCGGGGGCGTTATGTGAATGGGGCCTATTTGGATAAGCTCTTAGCACAAAAATCCCAGGCCTACCAAGCTGAATTATCCCTATTAACCCCTTTACCCCTTTTTCCGGGTGTGGTGGAGTTTATTCAACAACTGATTGCGGCAGACATTAAGCTCGGTCTGGTAACGGGTTCAATTCGGGCAGAAGTGGAGTTAATTTTGGGGCGCGCTGGCCTACGGGATTATTTCTCGGTAGTTGTCACAGCGGATCAAGTCACAGTCGGCAAACCAGATCCGAGTGGCTATCTTTTAGCTCTTGATCAACTCCAAACCCAATTTCCTGGCCTGGACTTGACCCCACCCCATTGCCTCGTGATTGAAGATACGTTTATGGGGATTGAAGCGGCGCGCCGGGCCGGATTACCCGTGCTAGGCATTGCCCATACCTTTCCCTTCCATATGTTGCAGCGGCGGTGTAATTGGGTCATTGATCACTTTGGCCAACTGGATTTAGAGTATGTCCAGAGAGTTTATGCCCAAAAACAGGTTTTGAAAGCTTCGGCCTGA
- the trpC gene encoding indole-3-glycerol phosphate synthase TrpC → MQIRRRSPNPPVLVQSLQFQTRMADADAQPRHILEEIIWHKETEVEQLRETLPLRDLQRQVLLAPPPRPFYEALKSDSSKLALIAEVKKASPSKGVLRHNFDPVAIAQAYARVGATCLSVLTDEKFFQGSFENLVRVRESVDLPILCKDFIIYPYQMYLARVKGADAVLLIAAVLSDRDLQYFLKIANGLGMAALVEVHTLAELDRVLQLDGVQLVGINNRNLETFETNVSTTVELMQQRYPEIRERGILVVSESGLQSPHDISQVHACGAKAVLIGESLVREAPEEVHYLDIQAQVTERVNRLFPESYLSAVS, encoded by the coding sequence ATGCAGATTCGCCGCCGCTCTCCTAACCCCCCCGTCCTAGTGCAAAGCTTACAATTCCAAACCCGTATGGCGGATGCTGACGCACAACCTCGGCACATTTTGGAGGAAATTATTTGGCACAAGGAAACAGAAGTTGAACAACTGCGAGAAACCCTGCCCCTTCGGGATCTACAACGCCAAGTCTTACTGGCCCCACCCCCCCGACCATTTTATGAGGCATTAAAATCCGACTCCTCAAAGTTGGCGTTAATCGCCGAAGTTAAAAAAGCCTCCCCCAGCAAAGGGGTCTTACGGCACAACTTTGATCCAGTTGCCATTGCCCAGGCCTATGCTCGTGTGGGGGCAACTTGTCTGTCGGTCTTAACGGATGAGAAGTTTTTCCAAGGCAGTTTTGAGAATCTGGTTCGGGTGCGGGAGTCCGTAGATCTACCCATTCTCTGCAAGGACTTTATCATTTACCCCTATCAAATGTATTTGGCGCGGGTCAAGGGGGCTGATGCTGTTCTGCTGATTGCCGCAGTTTTGTCGGATCGAGATTTGCAGTATTTCCTCAAAATTGCCAATGGTCTGGGGATGGCGGCCTTAGTCGAGGTGCATACCCTTGCAGAACTGGATCGGGTCTTGCAATTGGATGGCGTGCAGTTGGTTGGAATTAATAACCGGAACTTAGAAACCTTTGAAACTAATGTCAGTACCACCGTTGAGTTAATGCAACAGCGGTATCCAGAAATTCGCGAGCGGGGAATTTTGGTGGTTAGTGAATCGGGTCTTCAGTCCCCCCATGACATCAGTCAAGTCCATGCCTGTGGGGCCAAGGCCGTCCTAATTGGCGAGTCGTTGGTTCGGGAAGCTCCTGAGGAAGTCCATTATCTGGATATTCAGGCCCAAGTCACTGAGCGGGTTAATCGGTTGTTTCCTGAGTCTTACTTGTCAGCGGTGAGTTAA
- a CDS encoding YnfA family protein: MIRSMLFFVLAGLCELGGGYSVWLSLREGKPIWLAVLGVVILGLYGAIPTLQPTHFGRAYAAYGGVFVALSLLWGWLVDRIGPDKFDLLGGWIVLLGVFVIMYAPLGQLP; the protein is encoded by the coding sequence ATGATTCGGTCAATGCTTTTTTTCGTCCTTGCTGGGTTATGCGAACTCGGTGGGGGCTATTCAGTGTGGCTATCCCTGCGAGAAGGTAAACCCATCTGGTTAGCGGTGTTAGGCGTGGTGATTCTGGGCCTCTATGGGGCCATTCCCACGCTTCAGCCAACGCATTTTGGGCGAGCCTATGCAGCCTATGGCGGTGTGTTTGTTGCTTTATCCCTTTTATGGGGCTGGCTCGTAGATCGAATCGGCCCTGATAAATTTGATCTGTTGGGCGGGTGGATCGTCCTACTGGGGGTTTTTGTCATCATGTATGCCCCGCTAGGACAACTACCCTAA
- a CDS encoding geranylgeranyl reductase family protein translates to MYDCVIVGAGPAGGSAAYHLAKRGRSVLVLEKETLPRYKPCGGGVSPQVAQWFDFDFSPAISLKLRSVRYTWNKEDPVEVELASQEPIWMVRRDVFDHFLIKQAQLQGAELRDGTEVLGISWHSDHWEIKTSAGLIEGKYLIAADGGKGKLAQLLGFKERKRRLAGALEAEAPVEHQDHAVHFEFGLVKNGYIWNFPKADGYSVGIGTFRGGEPQDFKNILQNYATLFNLDISQARQYGHPICLWDGKQKLHTQNALLAGEAACVVDPFSAEGIRPSMYSGMQAGLAIDRALGGDSNALSDYSTLINEEWGSDMAWAQRLAGLFYRVPHLGYKLGVKRPSATRRMGLILSGEMRYRDIADRAIKRLTAGLVPGRGTTI, encoded by the coding sequence ATGTATGATTGCGTCATTGTCGGAGCCGGGCCGGCGGGTGGATCTGCGGCATATCATTTAGCCAAGCGGGGTCGCTCCGTACTGGTTTTGGAAAAAGAAACCTTGCCCCGTTATAAGCCCTGTGGGGGAGGCGTTTCACCCCAAGTTGCCCAATGGTTTGACTTTGACTTTAGCCCAGCTATTTCTCTCAAACTCAGATCGGTTCGTTACACCTGGAATAAAGAAGATCCGGTTGAGGTAGAGCTGGCTTCCCAAGAACCTATTTGGATGGTGCGGCGGGATGTGTTTGATCACTTTTTAATCAAACAAGCTCAATTACAGGGGGCTGAACTGCGGGATGGTACAGAGGTTTTGGGAATTTCCTGGCACAGTGATCACTGGGAAATTAAAACTTCGGCTGGCTTGATAGAGGGAAAATATCTGATTGCGGCCGACGGGGGTAAGGGCAAACTGGCCCAACTATTGGGATTTAAGGAGCGCAAACGCCGCCTGGCTGGGGCCTTGGAAGCCGAAGCTCCAGTTGAACATCAAGATCATGCCGTACATTTCGAGTTTGGTCTGGTCAAAAATGGTTATATCTGGAATTTTCCCAAGGCAGATGGTTATTCCGTTGGCATTGGCACATTTCGCGGCGGGGAACCCCAAGACTTTAAGAACATCCTCCAGAACTATGCGACTCTGTTTAATCTGGATATTTCCCAGGCCCGCCAGTATGGTCATCCCATTTGTCTGTGGGACGGCAAACAAAAACTCCATACCCAAAATGCCCTCTTAGCCGGAGAAGCCGCCTGTGTTGTCGATCCCTTTTCCGCCGAAGGTATTCGCCCCTCAATGTATAGCGGGATGCAGGCGGGGTTAGCAATTGACCGGGCTTTGGGTGGGGATAGCAATGCCTTGAGTGATTATTCAACCCTCATCAATGAAGAATGGGGAAGTGACATGGCCTGGGCCCAGCGGTTAGCCGGATTATTTTATCGGGTTCCCCATCTGGGTTATAAACTTGGAGTCAAACGTCCCTCCGCCACCCGCCGGATGGGATTGATTCTCTCAGGTGAAATGCGCTATCGAGATATTGCGGACCGGGCGATCAAACGTCTAACGGCAGGGCTTGTCCCAGGCCGGGGTACAACCATTTAG
- a CDS encoding HhoA/HhoB/HtrA family serine endopeptidase — protein sequence MVIPKLSHLLRWSGWIVLPILVSICWLGLGGNLVWAEPEVPIPHSFVAEAVARVGPAVVRIDTERTVTRTVDPFFSDPLFRQFFPGLGQLPPQEDRQRGQGSGFIIDASGIVLTNAHVVSDADTVNVTLKDGHIFAGEVRGADPVSDLAVVKLKGVKGELPVAPLGNSQDVLVGDWAIAVGNPLGLDNTVTLGIVSTLHRSSAQVGIPDKRLDFIQTDAAINPGNSGGPLLNQAGEVIGINTAIRADAMGIGFAIPIDKAKSLKDRLVRGDKIKHAYIGIQMTNLTPSLAAENNRNPNSPVMLPEVEGVLVVQVFANTPAAGAGLRWGDVITAVDGETITSADQLQGLVDQADVGQQLSLKIRRGEQIKQIAIRTGELPGTA from the coding sequence ATGGTCATTCCAAAATTGAGTCACCTACTGAGATGGTCTGGCTGGATTGTGCTGCCGATTTTGGTTAGCATCTGCTGGCTAGGCCTGGGGGGAAACTTAGTTTGGGCTGAGCCTGAAGTCCCGATTCCCCATAGTTTTGTCGCCGAGGCCGTGGCGCGAGTTGGCCCAGCCGTTGTCCGAATTGATACAGAGCGGACTGTTACCCGGACTGTGGATCCTTTTTTTAGCGATCCCCTGTTTCGGCAATTCTTTCCCGGCCTGGGTCAACTGCCCCCCCAGGAAGATCGGCAGCGGGGCCAAGGTTCCGGATTCATTATTGATGCCAGTGGAATTGTCCTCACTAATGCCCATGTCGTCAGTGATGCAGATACGGTGAATGTCACCCTGAAAGATGGGCATATTTTTGCCGGGGAAGTGCGGGGGGCAGATCCGGTCTCGGATTTGGCCGTTGTCAAACTGAAAGGCGTGAAAGGAGAACTACCCGTTGCGCCCTTGGGCAATTCGCAGGACGTACTAGTGGGGGATTGGGCCATTGCGGTGGGTAACCCTCTAGGCCTGGATAACACCGTCACCTTAGGGATTGTCAGCACTCTCCATCGATCTAGTGCTCAAGTTGGCATTCCCGATAAGCGTTTAGATTTTATTCAAACCGATGCGGCGATCAATCCGGGGAATTCCGGTGGGCCATTACTCAACCAGGCCGGGGAAGTAATCGGGATTAACACGGCGATTCGGGCTGATGCAATGGGGATTGGCTTTGCGATTCCGATTGATAAAGCAAAGTCCCTCAAGGATCGTCTAGTCCGCGGTGACAAAATTAAACACGCCTACATCGGCATCCAAATGACCAACCTGACTCCCAGTCTGGCCGCGGAAAATAATCGCAACCCCAATTCTCCTGTGATGTTGCCGGAAGTCGAAGGTGTCTTGGTCGTCCAGGTCTTTGCCAATACTCCGGCAGCGGGGGCAGGTTTACGATGGGGGGATGTGATTACGGCTGTGGATGGGGAAACAATTACCTCTGCGGATCAACTCCAAGGCCTGGTAGATCAAGCCGATGTTGGGCAGCAACTCAGTCTCAAAATCCGTCGAGGTGAGCAAATCAAACAAATTGCCATTCGCACCGGGGAGTTACCGGGGACAGCTTAG
- a CDS encoding DUF4912 domain-containing protein: MPKEQPPLEDMTLRQLRRVASEFQVSRYSRMRKDQLLDAIREKQVVVPAATQPVPPRLESQEKVEAAKFDLGPAVDLDDTLATVDEGLGDLPAGYGASRIVLMPRDPQWAYTYWDIPNEHREELRRQGGQQLALRIYDATNVNLDQQIPHSVQEYPCDELAREWYLPIPVSDRDYVVEIGYRCGDGRWLALSRSAPVRVPPTYPSDWIWDQFITVDWDLDLQGKTLFNLGTPESVETEVPTSPIYDSIFGMAQGVEAQRVAGSLYGSMQMIPSSAELLPSQAISSYVFPSGVGLWAVPTTSGLTMSGVGFSASVPPVKPRQFWLVADAELIVYGATEPDATVTIGGKVIELSPDGTFRFQMSFQDGLIDFPIQAVAADGEQNREIHMKFTRETPARRTNAKAEAVQEWFVNGEWKAPV, translated from the coding sequence ATGCCGAAAGAACAACCCCCATTGGAAGACATGACATTACGCCAACTCCGGCGTGTGGCCAGCGAATTCCAAGTTTCTCGTTACAGTCGGATGCGTAAAGATCAGCTATTGGACGCGATCCGTGAAAAACAAGTCGTTGTTCCCGCCGCCACCCAACCTGTACCCCCTCGTTTGGAGTCTCAAGAAAAAGTGGAAGCTGCAAAATTTGATCTCGGGCCTGCTGTTGATTTAGATGACACCCTAGCCACTGTGGATGAGGGCCTGGGAGATTTACCCGCGGGTTATGGTGCAAGTCGGATTGTCTTAATGCCACGAGACCCTCAGTGGGCTTATACCTATTGGGACATTCCCAACGAACATCGGGAAGAACTCCGGCGACAAGGGGGACAACAACTGGCGTTACGGATTTATGATGCGACCAACGTTAATTTAGATCAGCAAATTCCCCACAGCGTCCAGGAATATCCCTGTGATGAATTGGCGCGGGAGTGGTATTTACCGATTCCGGTCAGTGATCGGGACTATGTGGTTGAAATTGGTTATCGGTGTGGCGATGGCCGCTGGTTGGCCTTGTCCCGTTCAGCCCCAGTGCGTGTGCCGCCGACCTACCCTTCTGATTGGATCTGGGATCAATTTATTACCGTGGATTGGGATCTAGATTTACAGGGCAAAACCCTCTTTAATCTGGGCACTCCTGAGTCTGTCGAAACTGAAGTACCCACCAGCCCAATTTACGACAGCATTTTCGGGATGGCGCAGGGAGTGGAAGCCCAACGGGTAGCTGGGTCTTTGTATGGTTCTATGCAAATGATTCCCTCCTCCGCTGAACTATTACCATCCCAAGCCATTAGTTCCTATGTTTTCCCCTCTGGTGTGGGCCTGTGGGCTGTACCAACGACTTCTGGTTTAACCATGTCAGGTGTGGGCTTCTCGGCCTCGGTTCCCCCTGTAAAACCCCGACAGTTCTGGTTAGTGGCTGATGCGGAATTGATTGTCTATGGGGCGACTGAACCCGATGCCACAGTTACCATTGGCGGCAAAGTCATTGAACTCAGTCCTGATGGCACGTTCCGCTTCCAGATGTCCTTCCAAGATGGTCTGATTGACTTTCCGATTCAGGCTGTGGCGGCTGATGGGGAACAAAATCGGGAAATCCATATGAAATTCACTCGAGAAACCCCAGCCCGGCGGACGAATGCAAAGGCTGAAGCGGTGCAGGAGTGGTTTGTGAATGGGGAGTGGAAAGCCCCTGTCTAA
- a CDS encoding transposase family protein — translation MSHDIYKLICQKPKDCKRLMGVNFEQLEELIEHCKRLHQIKQEEIENQKKRVIRAGGGQSPILTLENQIILTLLYLRHYLTFQLLGLMFHISESTAHNVFNYWQILLEEGLSPSLLEQVKSTRRLGLKLWPN, via the coding sequence ATGAGTCATGACATCTACAAATTGATTTGTCAGAAACCAAAAGACTGTAAACGCTTGATGGGTGTTAACTTTGAGCAACTAGAAGAGCTAATCGAACATTGTAAAAGATTGCATCAGATAAAACAAGAGGAGATTGAGAACCAGAAGAAACGAGTGATTCGAGCGGGCGGTGGTCAGTCTCCTATCTTGACCCTAGAAAACCAAATTATCTTAACGCTACTCTATCTCAGACATTATTTAACTTTTCAGCTGCTTGGTTTGATGTTTCACATCAGCGAGTCCACTGCTCATAATGTCTTTAACTATTGGCAAATACTCCTGGAGGAAGGACTATCACCTAGTCTTTTAGAACAAGTAAAAAGTACCCGGAGGCTGGGGCTGAAACTCTGGCCAAATTAG
- a CDS encoding transposase family protein, with amino-acid sequence MIDSTEQVIERPSSYQEQKRTYSGKRKNFTLKNQLIVSPVTLDIIDVVVGMPGRISDISIWRNSRTRFTLEQFFMGDKAYVGERQIKTPTKKPKNGELTRQEKEDNKSFSARRIIVEHLIRFVKIFRIMQERFRLPISRYDSIFLTVCGLVRLRLGCLELRLVKH; translated from the coding sequence GTGATAGATAGCACAGAACAAGTCATAGAGCGACCTTCGAGCTATCAGGAGCAGAAGCGTACATATTCTGGCAAAAGGAAGAATTTCACTTTAAAAAATCAGTTAATTGTAAGTCCTGTGACTTTAGATATTATTGATGTGGTCGTGGGGATGCCAGGTCGGATAAGTGATATTAGTATCTGGCGAAACAGTCGAACTCGCTTTACCCTAGAGCAGTTCTTTATGGGAGATAAAGCTTATGTGGGAGAGAGACAAATTAAAACACCAACGAAAAAGCCTAAGAATGGAGAATTAACGCGTCAAGAGAAAGAAGATAACAAATCGTTTTCAGCACGACGTATTATCGTAGAACATTTGATTCGTTTTGTGAAAATATTTAGGATTATGCAAGAGCGATTCCGACTTCCAATATCTCGATATGATTCAATTTTTCTAACTGTTTGTGGACTAGTGAGATTGCGATTGGGCTGTTTAGAGTTGAGATTAGTTAAACATTAA
- a CDS encoding response regulator transcription factor has translation MIRLLLADDQELFRQGLATMLSVEGDLNIVGQASNGKEAFHAAKLWQPQVILMDVRMPICDGVQATSEIHQYYPWIRILVLTTFDDDEYILRSLQAGALGYLLKRTPVSEIAAAIRSVAQGYSQLGPTIAPKAFSQLKPSVKDIAPDLLTKREIQVLKLVGEGKNNLEIAQSLFLSEGTVKNHVTQILSKLEMRDRVQAALWAHRHLL, from the coding sequence ATGATTCGCCTGCTACTTGCAGATGACCAAGAGCTATTTCGACAAGGACTGGCCACAATGCTCTCTGTTGAAGGGGATTTAAATATTGTGGGACAAGCATCGAATGGAAAAGAAGCATTTCATGCGGCAAAGCTATGGCAACCCCAAGTTATTTTAATGGATGTCCGAATGCCTATTTGCGATGGGGTACAAGCTACAAGCGAAATCCATCAATACTATCCGTGGATTCGGATTTTAGTACTGACCACATTCGATGATGACGAATATATTTTACGATCCCTTCAAGCTGGGGCACTAGGCTATCTACTGAAGCGGACTCCTGTATCTGAGATTGCTGCTGCGATCCGGTCTGTGGCTCAAGGTTACAGTCAGCTGGGACCGACAATCGCACCCAAAGCTTTTTCTCAACTTAAGCCTTCAGTTAAAGATATTGCTCCTGATCTCTTGACCAAACGAGAGATTCAAGTGTTAAAGCTTGTCGGAGAGGGTAAAAATAATCTAGAAATCGCTCAATCACTCTTTCTGAGCGAAGGAACAGTTAAAAATCACGTTACTCAAATCTTAAGTAAGTTGGAAATGCGAGATCGGGTTCAGGCTGCATTGTGGGCACATCGTCATTTACTTTAG
- a CDS encoding sensor histidine kinase encodes MPLAFGFSITLFLMSWVFPIQYPRWIRFIYIVLELAIVLSARSLNVDLSIFKFIFFGKSYFLLGRYTTIALIVITAIPSTLSEYIGVLSRSQQLQIVESLGLDPTNPVRFALFSLATYTAASFFTIMLSQMLVDQQSSYQKIKELSEQVEALATTLERTRIAREIHDSLGHTLTDLDTQLAVAQTLRSQNPTQAFQAIDTAKFLARQCIEDVSKALDRMRQSDFDLNQALIALLEQLRETSTLQVQWTVNLPVLPIYQSYQIYCIVKEGLMNIQKHAQASQVSFFSHQKSKSIYLELKDNGIGFDLAAIHPGFGLQGMIERVQLLGGQLDIQTAYAQGTQIHITLPL; translated from the coding sequence TTGCCACTTGCCTTTGGTTTCTCTATCACACTTTTTCTTATGAGCTGGGTGTTCCCAATCCAATATCCTCGCTGGATACGGTTTATTTACATCGTGCTTGAATTAGCCATCGTCTTATCAGCAAGGAGTCTCAACGTTGATCTGAGTATCTTTAAATTCATTTTTTTTGGCAAAAGCTATTTTCTGCTGGGGCGTTATACTACGATCGCTTTAATCGTTATAACCGCTATTCCTTCTACTCTCAGTGAGTATATTGGCGTTCTGAGCCGATCTCAACAGCTACAAATTGTTGAATCGTTAGGACTTGATCCAACAAACCCAGTACGCTTCGCCCTCTTTTCACTGGCGACGTATACGGCCGCTAGTTTCTTTACCATCATGCTAAGTCAGATGCTGGTAGACCAACAAAGCAGCTATCAAAAGATTAAAGAACTTTCAGAACAAGTTGAAGCATTGGCTACCACATTAGAGCGAACGCGAATTGCACGAGAAATTCATGATTCACTCGGTCATACTCTAACAGATTTAGATACCCAATTAGCTGTTGCACAAACCTTGCGATCTCAGAACCCAACTCAAGCCTTTCAAGCTATTGACACTGCTAAGTTTCTTGCTAGACAGTGCATTGAAGATGTGAGCAAAGCTCTCGATCGAATGCGTCAATCTGATTTCGATCTCAATCAAGCTCTGATTGCCCTACTAGAACAACTGCGGGAGACATCAACTTTACAAGTCCAGTGGACAGTGAATCTCCCAGTCTTACCTATTTATCAGAGCTATCAAATCTATTGCATTGTCAAGGAGGGATTGATGAATATTCAGAAACATGCTCAAGCTTCTCAAGTCAGTTTTTTTTCTCATCAGAAGTCCAAAAGCATCTACTTAGAGTTAAAAGATAATGGTATTGGCTTTGATCTCGCTGCAATTCATCCAGGCTTTGGGCTTCAAGGTATGATTGAACGAGTCCAGTTATTAGGTGGACAACTCGATATTCAAACCGCTTACGCCCAAGGCACTCAAATTCATATCACTCTTCCATTATGA
- a CDS encoding ABC exporter membrane fusion protein, with product MPTVNALGRLEPEGEVIKVSAPSQFMGGSQVMELRVKEGDVVQAGQILAVLDSRDRLQSSLLEAQKQVQVYRSRLEDVKAGAKRGEITAAQAEIQNLEAQLSGEVETQQATIDRLQAELENAEKELQRNQILFEEGAIAASVLDTRKLAVITAQKRLKEATSISNRTQGTLTAQIQKAKAILSQTAEVQSTEISIAKAEVDRAIAAVKRIQTELNQSYVRAPKSGRILKIQTYEGEITSSDGIVELAATDQMIVIAEVYESDIKKVQKGQTAIITSPSNVFSNKILGIVQQIGSQIAKKDILNSDPTAATDARVIEVKIQLDREVSKKVANLINLQVDVELQP from the coding sequence TTGCCCACAGTAAATGCGCTAGGGCGACTTGAACCAGAGGGAGAGGTGATTAAGGTTTCTGCTCCAAGTCAATTTATGGGAGGGAGCCAAGTTATGGAACTGCGAGTTAAAGAGGGTGATGTTGTCCAAGCTGGTCAAATCCTTGCTGTTCTGGATTCTCGAGATCGCTTACAATCTAGTTTACTAGAAGCCCAAAAACAGGTTCAGGTCTATCGATCCCGCCTTGAAGATGTTAAAGCAGGTGCAAAACGGGGAGAAATCACAGCAGCACAAGCTGAAATTCAGAATCTAGAAGCACAACTTTCGGGTGAGGTTGAAACGCAACAAGCAACGATCGATCGCCTACAAGCTGAGCTGGAGAATGCTGAAAAAGAGTTACAGCGAAATCAAATTCTGTTTGAGGAAGGTGCGATCGCTGCATCAGTTCTCGATACTCGTAAACTTGCAGTTATAACTGCACAGAAACGCCTCAAAGAAGCAACCTCTATTTCCAACCGAACTCAAGGTACCTTGACAGCTCAAATACAAAAGGCGAAAGCAATTTTATCTCAAACTGCAGAAGTTCAATCTACAGAGATAAGTATTGCAAAAGCAGAAGTTGATCGTGCAATTGCAGCAGTAAAACGAATTCAAACCGAACTGAATCAATCATATGTCCGTGCACCGAAATCTGGACGGATTCTTAAAATCCAGACGTATGAGGGAGAGATTACTAGTAGTGACGGTATTGTTGAACTAGCAGCCACAGATCAAATGATTGTGATTGCAGAAGTCTATGAAAGCGATATAAAAAAAGTGCAGAAAGGTCAAACAGCAATCATTACAAGTCCTAGTAATGTTTTTTCAAATAAAATACTTGGAATAGTTCAGCAAATTGGGTCTCAAATTGCCAAAAAAGATATTTTGAATAGTGACCCAACAGCTGCAACAGATGCGAGAGTCATAGAGGTTAAGATTCAGCTTGATCGAGAAGTAAGTAAAAAAGTCGCAAATCTGATCAATCTTCAGGTCGACGTGGAGTTACAACCATGA